The Gossypium hirsutum isolate 1008001.06 chromosome D07, Gossypium_hirsutum_v2.1, whole genome shotgun sequence genome includes the window CATTTCGCAAAACGCTTAGTCTCCAAAGGCATCAAAACCACCTTAGTCACCAGCGTCTTCATCTCCAATCCTTCTTTCCCAACCCATGCTCCACCACCTCCACCGACCTCGAAACCATATCCGACGGCTTCGACGAAGGCGGCTCTAACCAGGCCCCTAGCACCAAAGTTTACCTTCAAACGTTTTGTTCCGTGGGTTCTAACAGCTTGGCAACTTTAACTAAGAAACTCGTCGATACTGGCGATCGTCCTGTTCTTGTCTACGATAGGGTTCTCACGATGGGCGTTGGACGTTGCAAAGCAGTTTGGGATACCGCCGGCTGTGTTTTTCACCCAATCTTGTGCTGTCAACAATGTGTATTACCATGTTAGTAAGGGGATTCTTCAGCTGCCACTGCTTCCGGAGGTTAATGTTTCACTCCCTGAATTGCCTTTGCTTCAAGTTTCGGAGCTACCGTCGTTTATTTCTGATTATGAACCGCAGTCGGCTTGGTTTGATGTTACTGTGAAACAGTTTGAGAACGTAGATGGAGCTGACTGGGtggtttttaacattttttacgAATTAGAGGAGGTATGTCCTTTCTTAATACTACTTCTTTTGCTTTGGATTAATTTTGAGTACTATTCCGGTTTGAAACTCAAGTAGGAATGTAACTTAGCCgagtgaaattaaaataatattaaattcttCATTTGAATTTCAAAGTTTAATCCATCTAATAATTTTAAGTTTGAGTTCGGCTCAAGACATAATTAAGTTACTCGactttaaatttgattaagtttatATATCTATTTTGCTACTTAAGTTCAAACTTGAGTTTGATTAAATTCGTTCTAGCATAAGctcttttaatataatataaaaatatattaaaatgaaaaacttgATGAAGCTTCCGAGCTGTTGAAATCGAGTATTATAGTGCTCGAATTCAACTCGATTGTCCGCTCGAACTATTAGAGCTAGAGTCTGGCCcaataattactaaattaaatttgaatttttttttgacttgAACTTGAATAACTTGTGAGTACTAGTCATTTACACTCTTAGGCTTGAGTTATCTAGTCAAGTAACTTTGGATTTAGATCATTTCAAGTTTCGGTCATTTTAAGTTTGGGTCAATTCAAGTTCAAGTTGGACCATTTTCAAATTGTTTCTTTTAGGCTAAATTAATCAGATTGATAAGTTGAATTTCTGAGTCTAGGTCATATTGTTAGATATACGTTGGTAATTATTAACTTCATATACACTTATCAATTCCGTAAATAAGATTGGTTTTTGGGTTAGAAAAATTTGGATCAGATcaatttgagttttgaaatttttgaataattttgattttgtttagttTCGGGTTTGAATAAACTTTGATTTGATTCGTCTTAAGTTTGGATTGTTTTGATTCTGAATCATTTGAGTTTGAGACTTGAggtgttttttttcaaatttagatcGTTTAATGTTCAAATTATTTTAGACTACCGGTTCAAGTTCTTTTGATTTTAGATAAATTTTAGATTCAAATCATTTGATTAATTCAAAAGTATAGGTCGGATGAGTTTAGACTCTTGATTTTAATGATCAAATtagattgaattaaatttaaatttgaattgatttcgGATTAAGGtattttcattcataattatcAACTTAATTACTAACTGATTGTTGATTAGGTGGTGGATTGGATGTCAAGTTTTTGGAACGTAATGACAATAGGACCAACAATTCCATCAATGTATTTAGACAAACGACTTGACGACGACAAAGACTACGGCATGAATCTCTTCAATCCAGAGACAGATGCTTGTCGGAGTTGGCTAAACGGCAAGCCAAACGGCTCAGTCGTGTACGTCTCATTCGGAAGCCTTGCATTACCGGAAGCCAACCAAATGCAAGAGCTAGCTTTGGCCTTGAAAGGCAGCGATTGTAACTTCTTATGGGTCGTAAGGGAAACAACCGAAATGGCCAAACTCCCAACCCATTTCATAGAGGAAACTAAGGAGAAAGGCTTGGTGGTGACTTGGTACAATCAACTCGAGGTGTTGTCTCACGACTTGATATGTTGTTTTCTCACCCATTGCGGTTTGAATTCCGTTCTCGAAGCGTTGAGTCTTGGTGTTCTGATGTTGGAGATGCCGTTTTGGACCGATCAGATCACAAATGCGAAGCTAGTGGAGGATGTATATGGGGCATTGGGATTACGGGTCGGCGAAATCAGAATGATTTAGCGACGAAAGAGACGATCGAGCGGTGCTTAAACGAATTCGTAAATGGAGAAAAGGGTAAAGAGATTAAGATGAATACAATCAAATGGAAGAATTTGGCTAAAAAGGCGGTCGAAGAAGGTGGAATTTCAGATAAAAACATTGATGAATTTATAGCTAAATTACTTGAAAATTATTATGTTACGACcttctttataaataaataaaaaatgcatgcatgcatgcatgcatttttCTAATGTAATTTAGCTATAAATTCCATGCATTAATTACAACATAAtggttatttgtttttttatcacatgatagcttttaattggttgttttttttttctaatgaagGGTCATTTGGGTCATGAAAAGTTAGTttaggtttttaaaaaaaataaataccaagGATGAGAAAAATGTACAATTTAAGtacctttaaaaaataaaaaaataaacaagaaatagataagaaaaaagaatagaagaaagaaaatttattattaaaatattaattataaatcagttcaatattttataaattatttgtaataaaatattgtttataatttaaaatatgactTTTTTGGTCTTtagttatataaatttttaaaaaaataattttataaaagcaatagaattaaattaatatacaaaaaaaattgtatttattatgtaaaagaaaagaaaggaatggTGAAAACAGTGTCAGAATAGCTGACGGAAGGATCTCATCTGAGTGATACTAATCATTTTGGATTAAATTAgaacaatttaaaatttagggaCTGATTTAAAATCTGATCGTACTTCGAGGACCTCTAGTGCAAATAATGTTTTTAAGATGTGTGCATTATCCATTACTTTTGTTATTGGGCCAAGCCCAGCACGTTCAATTTATTCCGACAAGATCTTATGATCTTAGATACAAGAAAACATGGGTCAAAAACTCAAAATCTTTGTCTGAATCACACGTGGCATAACTTTAAGAGCACCCCTCAATTTTCACTAACACCACACCTCTTTCACGCATAAATGCTTTAATGTCCGATAGCAAAATTCGAGAGTGctccaattaaaaaaaaacaaaaaacaaaaatggcTATGCACTGACTCACACTGCATTGCTTAATATAAAACCTTAGCTTTTTTACCTTCACTTTCCTCTCTTTtgctctctctttctctcttagGGATTGAAGAACAGTAGCTTAGCAGCCACACATATCCCCTCTTTTGAACCTCCCCCCCACCCCCcccaaaaaggaaaaagaaaaatggattaATAATTCGAAATCTCCTTCGGATTAGTCGAATTAGGTCAGTTTATCACTCCATTTCCCTTTGAATCAAGTCAGGTAAATTTCCTCTTTACTTTTTTATTCCTTtcttttcgttttcattttctctCCAGATCGGcactattttcttttaaatttgttgaCTTTTTTATGCTTCTGGAATCCCATGTCTTGAACTGTTAAATTTCGTGTTTTTATTTGCTTTGTGCTGATTTTGCTTTTTTAGAGGGTTTGGTGGGTTTTTTTtcttggtttagggtttaggatctAGGGGTTGGTGGTGTGTTTTATGTGAAATTGAAGCTTGTAAAATCACTGGTGAGAGCATTTACTTctttaatgtaaaattatatgcTTCTCTGTATTTAGGCTTTCTAGGGTTAAGCTGGATCTCTCTCTCACTTTATATCTATTTCTCTTTTGTCTTGAAGACTTATTTGTAGTATTTGTGTAGGGTTTGAAATGGggtttgttttctatttattgcAATAAAGGTATATTTACTATGAACATAATAATGCTGAAATTGTAAGTGATagttgtattaaattaaatttgggaACTTATTTTTAAGTGGTCCTTATT containing:
- the LOC107956006 gene encoding UDP-glycosyltransferase 74G1; this encodes MSHFAKRLVSKGIKTTLVTSVFISNPSFPTHAPPPPPTSKPYPTASTKAALTRPLAPKFTFKRFSRWALDVAKQFGIPPAVFFTQSCAVNNVYYHVSKGILQLPLLPEVNVSLPELPLLQVSELPSFISDYEPQSAWFDVTVKQFENVDGADWVVFNIFYELEEVVDWMSSFWNVMTIGPTIPSMYLDKRLDDDKDYGMNLFNPETDACRSWLNGKPNGSVVYVSFGSLALPEANQMQELALALKGSDCNFLWVVRETTEMAKLPTHFIEETKEKGLVVTWYNQLEVLSHDLICCFLTHCGLNSVLEALSLGVLMLEMPFWTDQITNAKLVEDVYGALGLRVGEIRMI